Proteins encoded within one genomic window of Haematobia irritans isolate KBUSLIRL chromosome 5, ASM5000362v1, whole genome shotgun sequence:
- the LOC142238470 gene encoding lachesin, with amino-acid sequence MTMNMQTGITLSIICLVLGFISSNAPNVVIALPDGDRSLYFEDYYDDLETSSGGPEPLTDPLGTVLEPPYFIENEVKISSSPDMDVMLNCDVKNFHANNVIMWYKDTTAIIQGQFSLNSRYENLKNNSILLRQALPSDSGNYFCTVLPQNITQNIILTVEKFLTIYCDGIDVLDRQITYRQGESHKCVCRTPGSESNNIKWYLNSRRSTEAELEVDNNTINLNNIDEHHSGIYQCLDDDGSPKPRHGMFELIVYYAPKVTTHRHHVNTEIGGNAQLYCDYRGEPIATTRWMRNNNIISYSEKHMMSLSTDKLFNRSTLTVNDVTTDDLGEYKCLAENTIGSSELRVHLMLEPEKGQFEDIKIKGNVVTLYWLVRSLQPLSEAVLDYKMTGSYTWSTTTVLHTHRHEDGIWKVTHEMELLPGEWQTRMKTRNTKGWSKFSTPYIFTINDVDERNTKVEIPPNIIADVKEKVAVASFGGGNTEEKSTDGAASLTRTSPTMIYMLLLLLLTASFRTRLITN; translated from the exons CACCCAATGTGGTGATAGCCTTGCCAGATGGTGATCGAAGTCTTTATTTCGAGGATTACTATGATGATTTGGAGACAAGTAGTGGCGGACCAGAACCCTTAACAGACCCATTGGGGACAGTGTTAGAACCtccatattttatagaaaatgaagtTAAAATATCATCTTCTCCCGATATGGATGTAATGCTAAATTgtgatgtaaaaaattttcatg CAAATAATGTCATCATGTGGTACAAGGATACAACTGCCATTATCCAAGGtcaattttctttgaattcTCGTTATGAGAATCTTAAGAATAATTCGATTCTATTGCGTCAggctttaccatcggatagtggAAATTATTTTTGCACTGTTTTACCACAAAACATTacgcaaaatattatattgacCGTGGAAAAGTTTCTGACAATCTATTGTGATGGCATCGATGTTTTGGATCGTCAAATAACCTATAGACAAGGTGAATCTCATAAATGTGTATGCCGAACACCTGGTTCAGAATCGAATAATATTAAATGGTATTTGAAT AGTCGTCGTTCTACCGAAGCCGAATTGGAAGTTGACAATAATACCATCAATCTGAACAATATCGATGAACATCATAGTGGCATTTATCAATGTTTAGACGATGATGGTTCTCCAAAACCCAGACATGGAATGTTCGAATTGATTGTTTATTATGCCCCCAAGGTGACAACACATCGTCATCATGTCAATACGGAAATTGGCGGAAATGCTCAATTGTATTGTGATTATCGCGGTGAACCCATTGCTACAACGCGTTGGAtgagaaataataatataataagttATTCGGAAAAACATATGATGTCGCTGTCAACGGATAAACTATTTAATCGTAGCACGCTAACTGTTAACGATGTGACAACGGATGATTTGGGTGAATACAAATGTTTAGCAGAG aaTACCATTGGCTCCAGTGAATTGAGAGTACATTTAATGCTCGAACCAGAGAAGGGACAATTTGAAGATATCAAAATTAAAGGAAATGTGGTAACACTCTATTGGTTGGTACGAAGCTTACAACCTTTGTCGGAGGCTGTACTCGATTACAAAATGACTGgg tctTATACATGGAGTACCACAACAGTGTTACACACACATCGTCACGAAGATGGTATTTGGAAAGTAACCCATGAAATGGAATTGCTGCCAGGCGAATGGCAGACAAGAATGAAAACCAGAAATACGAAGGGATGGTCGAAATTCTCTACGCCATATATATTCACAATAAATGATGTGGATGAAAGGAATACAAAAG TTGAAATTCCCCCTAACATAATTGCTGATGTCAAAGAGAAAGTTGCTGTTGCTAGTTTTGGTGGCGGCAACACTGAGGAAAAGTCAACAGATGGCGCTGCGTCTTTAACGCGAACTAGCCCTACAATGATTTACATGTTACTGTTATTGCTGCTTACAGCCTCTTTTAGAACCAGACTTATTACAAATTGA
- the wrapper gene encoding wrapper: MFVKNLTPLMWLNIWLSLSTGTNINLLPITNEEVEYSRDFYSVPTTVKTYENDTVLLPCGYKSSYRSVRWLKDEDLLMEAPYMEEVRLNRYHLLSNGSLLVMDVQTEDTGRYYCEMLSTIAEKAVQAHAIEVQYPPKVFATPSGLIELPVGAVLEIICETEGVPQPAVTWTYNNETIIDYLVGNRQTHIVEIKSRNMSGNIECVARNGVGPPISDGVELLVLFAPEIHTPQKIYYSKVGGRIHMDCFVESSPLAKVRWFHAGKLITMGPYYTRQDAEVAINGSSQMARYYSDMRHSLILKNVRESDMGMYECRAENTIGVQSNYMELTFRPMPCIFKISPDMQSPTSHTLVWQTESFSPVIEFKLKFRQVPSENAMSFTTVANRPEWTELTIPSDISIGPIYTTTYTLYGLYPASIYQVVVLARNHFGWSDSSKILRFATGGEVEFPNYSTEADRYDDGGADDLARDINKDDINGLGGGEITNNDITENSIIAEKDKTLYSSVYAFSSSSASASATLLARSNYNDLILNWCIISAIVIIIV, from the exons atgtttgtgaaaaatttaacgCCACTTATGTGGCTCAATATTTGGCTAAGTCTCTCTACGGGGACCAATATAAATCTATTGCCAATTACAAATGAGGAAGTTGAATATTCACGAGATTTTTACAGTGTACCGACAACAGTTAAAACCTATGAAAATGATACCGTTTTATTGCCATGTGGTTACAAAT CTTCCTATCGTTCGGTTCGTTGGCTAAAGGATGAGGATTTATTGATGGAAGCTCCCTATATGGAAGAGGTTCGTTTAAATCGTTATCATTTACTTAGCAATGGCAGTCTATTAGTTATGGATGTACAAACCGAGGATACTGGTCGATATTATTGTGAAATGTTATCGACAATTGCCGAGAAAGCTGTTCAGGCCCATGCCATAGAAGTACAGTATCCACCAAAAGTATTCGCCACCCCAAGTGGTTTAATTGAATTACCCGTTGGGGCGGTTTTGGAAATTATCTGTGAAACTGAAGGTGTGCCACAGCCTGCTGTAACTTGGACCTATAATAATGAAACCATTATCGATTATCTGGTGGGAAATCGTCAGACACACATAGTGGAAATAAAATCACGTAATATGTCGGGGAATATTGAATGTGTAGCTCGTAATGGTGTGGGTCCACCAATATCAGATGGTGTGGAATTACTTGTTTTGT TTGCTCCGGAAATCCATACACCACAAAAGATTTATTATTCCAAAGTTGGTGGACGCATTCACATGGACTGTTTCGTAGAATCATCACCATTGGCCAAGGTGCGTTGGTTTCATGCGGGTAAACTCATCACAATGGGTCCCTACTACACACGGCAAGATGCTGAAGTAGCCATCAATGGCTCATCGCAAATGGCTCGTTACTATTCGGATATGCGACATTCATTGATATTGAAAAATGTACGTGAAAGTGATATGGGCATGTACGAGTGTCGTGCCGAGAATACAATTGGTGTACAGAGCAATTATATGGAGCTAACATTCCGTCCCATGCCGTGTATCTTCAAAATCAGTCCCGATATGCAGAGTCCAACATCGCATACGTTGGTGTGGCAAACTGAGAGTTTCTCACCCGTCATTGAGTTTAAACTGAAATTCCGACAAGTACCATCTG aaaatgcCATGTCTTTTACAACGGTGGCAAACAGGCCTGAATGGACAGAGTTGACCATACCCTCGGATATATCAATAG gacCCATTTATACAACAACTTACACTCTATATGGTCTATATCCAGCAAGTATATATCAAGTGGTGGTTTTAGCTCGTAATCACTTTGGCTGGAGTGATAGCAGTAAGATTTTACGTTTTGCAACCGGTGGAGAAG ttgAATTCCCCAATTACTCAACTGAGGCAGATAGATATGACGATGGTGGCGCTGATGATTTAGCCAGAGACATCAACAAAGACGACATCAATGGCTTGGGTGGTGGGGAGATAACAAATAACGATATCACCGAGAATTCAATTATCGCCGAAAAAGATAAGACGCTGTATTCCAGTGTGTATGCCTTTTCATCATCCTCAGCCTCGGCCTCAGCAACATTATTAGCTAGGTCAAACTACAACGATCTCATCTTAAATTGGTGTATAATAAGTGCTATTGTAAtcataattgtataa